The genomic DNA GCATGTCCAAACACCGTAATCAAAGGCGTGCATGAGGACGGTATTTTCACCGAATACGCCGTTATCCCCATGGAAAACACCTTCATCATCAGGAAAGGAGAAATTCCGCCGGAAGTTATTGCGTATATGGATGCCTTCGGAAACGCAGTCCATACCGCTCAGTCCGTCGATTTAATGGGAACGTCCGTTGCGGTTTTAGGCATCGGGGTGCAGGGATTGATGGCGGCGGCGATCGCCCGATGGAGCGGGGCCTCGTATATTATTGCTACAGATTTCGCCAATCCGGATCATGGCTATACTCACGAAAAGCTCCAGGAAAAGCGTTTTAAAGTGGCAAAAAATATCGGTGTGAATGAATGTGTTGATATGGCGTTGCCCGACGCGAAGGAACGGCTGGTTGATACCGTGATGCATCACACGAATAATATGGGGGTGGATGTCGCGTTCGAAATGTCCGGAAGCGCCGCAGCCTACCGTGATGCGTTCAATATTCTCCGGAACGGGGGAACGTTATCTCTCCTCGGGCTCCCGGACGATCCGGTTTCGCTCGACTTCAGCGATCAGGTGATTTTCCCGGGAATCACAATCAAGGGCATTATCGGGAGGGGCATGTTCGACACCTGGGAAATCATGTACAGGCTGCTCAAAACCGGGATGGCGGATTTGATGCTGGAGAACGGTTTCGTCAGCCACACCTTTCCCCTGGAAGACTATATAAAAGCTTTCGAGGTCCATGATCAGGGGGATGCCATCAAGGTGATACTGGAGCCGTAGAGCGTATTTATCACGGAAATATGGCCTCTGTAACATTCTAATTATTGTGCTTAATATATTTTAACCAACCTAAAATTGTTATCAGTGCAGGAATAACCAAGCTATTATTGCACAATAGTTATATTGGGAATTGCTACGCAAACTCCCCCAGTACGCCCAAAACGTAGTCGATATCCGCCTCAGTATGGGCGGCACTAATCTGGAAACGGATAGTTTCGTCACCCCGCGGGACCACCGGAAACGTGAGTCCGACCACCAATACACCTTTCTCAAATAGCCGGCTGACCATAGAATGCGTTCGCTCGGTATCTCTGACCACCAGCGGTACTATTGGATGCGGCCCGTTAATAGTTTCGAATCCCAGCGATTCAAGTCCGTCGCGGAATTGTTGTGTGCGATCCTTCAGGGATTGTAGTCGTTGTCGGCCTTCTTTGCCGGAAGCGATTTCCACCGCCTGAATCGCTGCCGCGCAATCCGCCTGGCTGAGTGGATTGGTATAAATATAGGTATCCGCTTTTTGACGGGCGGCTTCGATGAGCGATTCGCTCCCGGCAATAAACCCACCGTTCACGCCGAAGGCTTTCCCCATGGTTCCAACAATGATGTCCGGCTGAGTATCTGTGAAGTCCGCAGTACCGCGCCCGTTCGGACCATATGCACCAATACCGTGAGAATCATCAACCACAGTGATGACGCCATCTTTGAATTTCTCATCATATTCTGACGCGATAGCGACTATTTCATCGATGGGGGCGTAATCGCCGCGCATACTGAAAATGCCGTCGAAAATCACAATGACGCGTTCCATCTCCGACGGTACGCTACTTAGACATTCCCGGTATCCGTCCATATCGTTATGGGAATAGATGCCCTTATTCTCTGATGGAACCTTGCCAATCCGCATCGCCCGGATGATGCTGTTGTGGTTCAGTTCATCGCCTATCCAATAGGTGCGATCGCGATTAATCGTCAGCGCCAGACCAAGGTTCGCGGTGTATGCGGAGTTAAAAATTTTGGCGGCCGGCTTCTGGACAAACTGCGCTAGCGAACGTTCAAGTTCGGTGTGGTATTTAAAGGTGCCGTCAATAAACCGTACGGCTCCCGGTCCAACACCGAACTGTTCCGTGGCTTCGTCGGCTGCCTCGATAAGATCCGGATGGTTGGAGAGGGATAAATAACTGTTGGAATTCAGTCGAATAAATTCCTGGTTGGAATCCTGCAACTTGTATCGCGGGCCCCACTGATCTTTGGGAGGAATGTAGTCGACAATGACACGCTCTGGCGCCTTGGCTCGCCCTTCTTCCTCCAATTGTGCGATTTCTGATTCCAGCGCCTGGTTCAATTTTGTAAGTGACATAGGCAGACTCCTGTGAGGTTTGATTCGCTGGGAGAATATGTGTAGAAAGTTAAACTAAATTTAGAAGGAGTCACAAGGTGGAAATACGGTAGAAGTTTGGCAGTGTCAAGTGTTTCCCAAAGAATACCTCTGGGGCTGGTGTTCAAGTTGAATACCGTGTTATGGTGTTAGTGTGTTATAGTTAAAACCGGTCGGATGTCTTGCGTCCTGAGTTATGTGCCTGTAATACATTTCATATTGGTAGTGCCCGCTTTAATGGTCTGTAATTAAAAATCGCTTTTTTCGGTGTATTCGGTGTTTTTCAGTGTTTAAACTTTTGTATTTCTCTGTGTCCCTTCTGATGCACTTCTCTCTGCGGTTAATCGGATTGTAATTCTACCGCGACTGATTCTACCTCGCGCCAGACGCGTAGAAAGTTACCGCCGGCAATTTTTCTGATATCTTCCTCACTGTATCCTCGCCGCAATAATTCAGCAATGAGATTCGGATACTTGGATACGTTTTCCAGCCTGGTGGGCACTGAGCCAACGCCGTCAAAATCTGACCCAAGCCCGACGTAATCGATACCGACCAGATCAACCACGTGATCAATATGGTCAGCCACGTCAGTTA from Candidatus Neomarinimicrobiota bacterium includes the following:
- a CDS encoding zinc-binding dehydrogenase, producing MSQMPALIKPRPENGKSWGKGLRLVEKPVPEITRPNQVKIRVQKAAMCGTDVGIYHSRESVRHEMESNRKPEVITGHEFCGVVADAGSLAREFLARSFHERYVYHHSDAVVQEFINGRDYPEIAADPDFIDFLQEHFYITAEMHLVCGVCHACRTGNSHACPNTVIKGVHEDGIFTEYAVIPMENTFIIRKGEIPPEVIAYMDAFGNAVHTAQSVDLMGTSVAVLGIGVQGLMAAAIARWSGASYIIATDFANPDHGYTHEKLQEKRFKVAKNIGVNECVDMALPDAKERLVDTVMHHTNNMGVDVAFEMSGSAAAYRDAFNILRNGGTLSLLGLPDDPVSLDFSDQVIFPGITIKGIIGRGMFDTWEIMYRLLKTGMADLMLENGFVSHTFPLEDYIKAFEVHDQGDAIKVILEP
- a CDS encoding aminotransferase class I/II-fold pyridoxal phosphate-dependent enzyme; its protein translation is MSLTKLNQALESEIAQLEEEGRAKAPERVIVDYIPPKDQWGPRYKLQDSNQEFIRLNSNSYLSLSNHPDLIEAADEATEQFGVGPGAVRFIDGTFKYHTELERSLAQFVQKPAAKIFNSAYTANLGLALTINRDRTYWIGDELNHNSIIRAMRIGKVPSENKGIYSHNDMDGYRECLSSVPSEMERVIVIFDGIFSMRGDYAPIDEIVAIASEYDEKFKDGVITVVDDSHGIGAYGPNGRGTADFTDTQPDIIVGTMGKAFGVNGGFIAGSESLIEAARQKADTYIYTNPLSQADCAAAIQAVEIASGKEGRQRLQSLKDRTQQFRDGLESLGFETINGPHPIVPLVVRDTERTHSMVSRLFEKGVLVVGLTFPVVPRGDETIRFQISAAHTEADIDYVLGVLGEFA